The region TTGGTTCTGGTTCTCGGAAACGACCTTGGAGACATCGACTCTTTCGAGGAGGGAAATATTGAGGAATTCAAAAACGCTTCCGACAGCCAAAATTATTTTGATTTAATAAAAAAGTAATTAATATTTACAGCATTTGTCATTCCTGGCTTGACCAGGAATCTACGCTCTAGAGTTACGCTAATCTAAATTCATACATCAAACTTGCGATTATCGTTTGTGTAGATTCCTGCTTTCGCAGGAATGACATAATATAATAAATTAATAATGTTAAATATTTTATGATTCTAATAATCGGCCTGGGCAATCCTGGAGAAAAATATGGAAACAACCGGCACAATGCCGGATTCATAATTCTCGACGAGTTAAAAAATGATTGGGATTTTCCTGCTTTTGAATTTTCCCATAAATTTAACTCAGAGATTTCAGAGAAAAATAAAGATAGCGATAAAATAATCCTCGCCAAACCCCAAACTTTTATGAACAATTCCGGAGAGACAGTTCAGAAAATAATGAGCTTCTACAAATTAACTCCGGAAAATATTATCGTCATTCATGACGACTTAGACATTAATTTTGGAGAATATAAAATTTCCACCGATTCCGGACCGGCGGGACATAATGGCGTCCAAGACATCATCGACAAAATCGGCACGCAAAATTTCAAACGCATTCGCATCGGCATCGAAGGCGAAGAAAAAAGAAAAGCCAGGATAATTCCCGGCGATGTTTTCGTACTGCAAGATTTTTCGCAGGAAGAATTGGAAATTATTAAAAATTTGGCGAAAGAAATTAAATTATAATAAAATATTTGTCATCCTGAGTCCCGCTTAGCGGGACGAAGGATCCCGAACAAATATAATAAAAATTTTGTTTGCAAATACTGAGATTCTTCGCGCGGCGCTCAGAATGACGTCGTATAAATAAAAAAGGAGAAGGTCTTTGTCATCGCATTTGTTGCAATTACTGCAATGCGACAACGCAAACCTTCTCCTGATATTTCTGCAATTGTAATGCTAAGTCACTGTGGCTGTAGCTGTTACTTCTTTTTTTCTTGTTACAGTCCTTTTTGTGAATGTGAGCCTCCCCTCTACATCCAACTCCTTCGGCACATCAGTAACCAGTCTTTCGCCCGATGTGTTTGCCACAACGACCTTAATAACCCGGGGGTCGTTGGAAAACTTTACATAATGCCCATCTTCAAGACTTTTGAACTTGATGGGCTTGCCAAGTGCAATACGAATACCTCCTACGTAGCCAGTCACTCCAAAAATTAAAAGAGCGAGGGCTACTAACGCCAGCTCCGTACTTCCCCAAAAACAATAAAGCACGAAACAAGACGTGAACAGTGATACTACATTTAATACTGTCACTAACAACCCACCTTTTAGCATAGTAGAATCCTCCTTTTATTCAAAATGGCTTCCAGAATTTCGTCTGTAGTAGCATCTTCTCTTGAAATATCAAGATTAAATACATTTAACTACTCACGAAACCTAAGGAGGATGGTCCGCTTTCGACTACGGACGAAATTCCAAAAACCATTGCGCCTCTTCGGCGCATTGCCCATTTAAAGGCACTTTTTTGCATCTTTTAAAATAACTACTATAACGGTCTAGTATAGCAAAACATTGGGCTTTTGTCAAGCCTGCGATTTCTTGATATATTCAATAGTGTTATGAAATTTCTCAACGCTCTCAACAAGATCAACGGCCTCGGTCCCCAGAAGATGAAAATGCTTCTGGATTTTTTTGGGTCTCCGGAGAATGTTTGGAAGTCGGACTTCCAAAATTTGGTTCAAAGCGGGATCGGAGAAAGCTTGGCTAATAAAATAGTTTCCGAAAGAGAAAAAATAAATCCCGAAGAAGAAATGGAAAAACTGGCTAAGGAAAACGTGCGAATTATAGCTCTTAACGACTCTGCATATCCTCCGCTTCTTCGGGAAATCCCCAGCGCACCGTATATACTATATATAAAGAGCACTTTGGAGCTTTCGGAAATATTTTCCGGATATTTGATTTCTATCGTTGGATCGCGTAAGATGACAAGTTATGGAAAACAGGTGGCCTATAGTTTCGCTCGCGACTTGGCAACATCCGGAATAACCATTGTCAGCGGAATGGCGCTCGGTATTGATGCCGAAGCGCACACGGGCGCTTTGGAAGTTAAAGGAAAAACCATTGCTATTCTGGGAAGCAGCCTGGAAGATTCCAATATCGGACCGCGAGCTAACTATAATCTTTCCAGAAGAATAATTGAGTCTGGCGCGCTTGTTTCCGATTTTCCTCTGGGAACGCCTTCCGTTCCCGGAAATTTTCCGGCTCGCAATCGATTGATGGCAGGATTAACATTAGGAACGCTGATTGTTGAAGCGCAGATGGAAAGCGGAAGCCTGATCACAGCCAATTTGGCAGTGGAATTCAATCGGGAAGTATTTTCCGTTCCCGGACCGATATTTTCCGAAAGCTCCCAAGGCACAAATAAATTAATCAGGGAGGGGGCGAAATTAGTTACCTCAGTGCAGGATATTCTGGAAGAACTGAATCTGGAAAAAAGAACCGAGATTGAGAAAGCCAGAGAGATTATTCCCGATTCTCCGGAAGAAGAAATCATTCTCAAAAATTTGGGCTGCGAAGCGGTCCACATTGACAAGCTGATTAAACTAACTAAACTTAATACATCAACCGCCCTTTCTGCTCTAGCTATGATGGAAATGAAAGGAATGATAAAAGATATTGGAGGACAAAACTATATAGTATTACGCTAATAGTTGCGAATAAAAAAACAAATGAATGCGAATAGCAAAATAATTTATCCTGAATTGAGCTATAAATTGATGGGAATTTTATATGATGTGCAGAATGAATTAGGCAATAAATATCAGGAAAAATATTATCAGAGAGCTATCGAGATAGAATTAAGAGAAAGGCGTAAAATACAATAAGGAATTACAGGTAGATTTATTATGCAATGGAAATAAGATTGGAAAGTATTTTTTAGATTTTTTAATTGAAGATAAAATAATATTAGAAATAAAAGCAACTGATAGATTCAAAATAACCGACTTCAAACAAATATCCGCATATTTAAAAAGCAAGCAAATTAAGTTAGGAATTATTGCAAATTTCAGAACAGAAAAATTAAGTTATAAAAGAATAATAAATTCAGATATTGAGTATAAACAATTAAATTGATAATCTAATTATTCGCGTTAATTGCAATCAACATTCGCGACCATTAGAATTCAACATTCGCAACTATATGCGTTTAATCATAGTAGAATCACCTACGAAAGCGAAAACAATATCCAAGTTTTTAGGCAAGGGATATAATGTAAAATCTTCTTACGGACACGTTCGAGATTTGCCGACCAGCGTAATGGGAATCGACATCGAACATAATTTTGAGCCGAAATACGTTATTCCCAAGAAAGCCAAGGATAAAGTGGCTATTCTTAAGAGCGCCGCGGAAGAAGCTGATGAAATTGTTCTCGCAACTGATGAAGACCGAGAAGGAGAAGCTATCGCCTGGCATTTGATTAGCGCGCTTGGTCTCGACAAAAAAAAGAGTAAAAAATACGAACGAATCGCTTTTCATGAAATTACCAAAACTGCCATAGAAAAAGCTTTGGAACATCCGCGGGATTTGGATATTAATTTGGTTGACGCCCAGCAAGCGCGAAGAGTTTTGGACAGGTTGGTCGGATACGAGCTCTCCCCTTTTCTTTGGAGCAAGATTAAAAAAGGACTCAGCGCCGGAAGAGTGCAATCTGTCGCTCTTCGAATTATCACCGAGAGAGAAAGAGAAATTGAAAAATTCAAGAAAGAAGATTTTTGGACCATCACCGCTAAGCTCAAAAAAGAGGACGACCAATTCGGCTCCAATCTGCTGGAAAAAAATGGAGAAAAAGTCGAGGAAACTATAACCTTGAAACTTTTTGCCGGAGATTACAAAACCAAAAAAACCATCATCAAAAATGAAAAGGATGCCAAGGAAATAACCGATGAACTTAAATCTTCTTCTTTTGCCATTAAAGATATCGAAGAAAAAGAAACTTTGCGCTCCCCTTCCGCTCCATTCACCACTTCAACGCTCCAACAGTCCGCTATCAATACATTGGGATTTTCGGCTAAAGTAGCTATGATGGCCGCCCAAAGGTTATATGAACAAGGTTTTATCACCTATATGCGAACGGACAGCGTCAACTTGTCATTGGAGTCAATGATTGCAGCCAGAAAAGCCATC is a window of Parcubacteria group bacterium DNA encoding:
- the pth gene encoding aminoacyl-tRNA hydrolase, translated to MILIIGLGNPGEKYGNNRHNAGFIILDELKNDWDFPAFEFSHKFNSEISEKNKDSDKIILAKPQTFMNNSGETVQKIMSFYKLTPENIIVIHDDLDINFGEYKISTDSGPAGHNGVQDIIDKIGTQNFKRIRIGIEGEEKRKARIIPGDVFVLQDFSQEELEIIKNLAKEIKL
- the dprA gene encoding DNA-processing protein DprA; the protein is MKFLNALNKINGLGPQKMKMLLDFFGSPENVWKSDFQNLVQSGIGESLANKIVSEREKINPEEEMEKLAKENVRIIALNDSAYPPLLREIPSAPYILYIKSTLELSEIFSGYLISIVGSRKMTSYGKQVAYSFARDLATSGITIVSGMALGIDAEAHTGALEVKGKTIAILGSSLEDSNIGPRANYNLSRRIIESGALVSDFPLGTPSVPGNFPARNRLMAGLTLGTLIVEAQMESGSLITANLAVEFNREVFSVPGPIFSESSQGTNKLIREGAKLVTSVQDILEELNLEKRTEIEKAREIIPDSPEEEIILKNLGCEAVHIDKLIKLTKLNTSTALSALAMMEMKGMIKDIGGQNYIVLR
- a CDS encoding GxxExxY protein, which gives rise to MNANSKIIYPELSYKLMGILYDVQNELGNKYQEKYYQRAIEIELRERRKIQ